A genomic window from Erpetoichthys calabaricus chromosome 17, fErpCal1.3, whole genome shotgun sequence includes:
- the swsap1 gene encoding ATPase SWSAP1 produces MAALLLHCLNRSSVGSVDSSLSVLESDCASANQPSSCLLLGEMGSGKTSLLFLTALLAASDFGLKVVFLAPTQLQTRPPSLHGSRGAMDPHGLKRIQFIYPRKMNDLLQYIASLHNEKHLPSLIVVDKLDEYVYTASGGSRPLHAVARVCALLLDTVSFVAQKRASTCDKGPGKKPCANCHVIVSFNVSQAAPEQNPQKDQVLGVIERYFPVTCLMDQESGREGQKSWWISFSSKYDKHLLMMAGEKRWSVTYSQNGEVEICAVSSEKGEKS; encoded by the exons ATGGCGGCGTTGTTACTGCACTGCCTAAACCGCTCCAGCGTCGGCTCGGTGGACTCCAGCTTGTCGGTGCTCGAGTCTGACTGTGCAAGTGCAAACCAGCCGTCTTCGTGCCTTCTACTGGGGGAGATGGGCAGCGGTAAAACGTCCCTGCTGTTTCTGACGGCTTTACTGGCGGCTTCGGATTTTGGCTTAAAGGTAGTTTTCCTTGCGCCGACCCAGCTGCAGACGCGGCCGCCGTCGCTGCATGGAAGCAGGGGCGCGATGGACCCGCACGGCTTAAAG agaattcagtttatttatcCAAGAAAAATGAATGATCTGTTGCAATACATTGCCTCCCTACACAATGAAAAGCACCTTCCCTCGCTCATTGTTGTGGACAAACTTGATGAGTATGTGTACACGGCCAGCGGCGGCAGCCGTCCCCTCCACGCGGTGGCTCGCGTTTGTGCTCTGCTCTTGGACACTGTGAGCTTTGTGGCCCAAAAAAGAGCCTCCACATGTGACAAAGGACCCGGGAAGAAGCCATGTGCCAACTGTCACGTCATTGTGTCATTTAATGTCTCTCAGGCGGCCCCGGAACAGAATCCACAGAAAGATCAGGTGCTCGGAGTCATCGAGCGGTACTTCCCAGTCACATGCTTGATGGACCAAGAATCAGGAAGGGAGGGTCAAAAATCTTGGTGGATTTCCTTTTCTTCAAAGTATGACAAGCACTTGTTAATGATGGCAGGCGAAAAAAGGTGGAGCGTTACTTACAGTCAAAATGGAGAAGTGGAAATATGTGCAGTGTCTTCAGAAAAAGGCGAAAAATCCTAA